The Acidobacteriota bacterium genome has a window encoding:
- a CDS encoding alpha/beta hydrolase: MKRQLPFVTCLVLCLLAVPGWGQTVVQLSLKSEVLGEVRTLLVRTPRGYEQNELRYPVLYMTDGAAQFEHTNSTIEFLARNGRMPEMIVVAINNTDRTRDLTPTKGALRDAANGEPLNFPTAGGAEKFLTFIEKELIPQIEGAYRTHPYRIFAGHSFGGLLALHTFLNHTELFNAYLAVSPTTPSSCK; this comes from the coding sequence ATGAAACGCCAGCTACCGTTTGTGACTTGCTTGGTTCTCTGTCTGTTGGCTGTGCCGGGCTGGGGACAGACGGTCGTGCAATTGTCGCTCAAATCCGAAGTGCTCGGCGAAGTGCGCACGTTGCTGGTACGCACGCCGCGCGGCTACGAACAGAATGAATTGCGTTATCCGGTGTTGTATATGACCGATGGCGCGGCGCAGTTCGAGCACACCAACAGCACGATTGAATTTCTCGCGCGCAATGGCCGCATGCCTGAAATGATCGTGGTTGCGATCAACAACACCGACCGCACGCGCGACCTGACACCCACCAAAGGCGCGTTGCGTGATGCGGCCAACGGAGAGCCGCTCAATTTCCCCACAGCGGGCGGGGCCGAAAAGTTCCTGACCTTCATCGAAAAAGAACTGATCCCGCAAATCGAAGGCGCCTATCGCACGCATCCCTATCGCATCTTCGCCGGGCATTCGTTTGGCGGCCTCTTGGCCCTGCATACCTTTTTGAATCACACCGAGTTGTTCAACGCCTATCTGGCCGTTAGCCCTACTACTCCATCAAGCTGTAAGTGA
- the asnB gene encoding asparagine synthase (glutamine-hydrolyzing): MCGIVGIVATTGRELTAQLQPMLDAQAHRGPDAWGVWPAAGVASLCAFGHRRLAIIDLSAAGKQPMSNADGSVWITFNGEIYNFQQLRRELESRGHRFRTRTDTETIIYAYEEWGVECVKHLRGMFAFGIWDARRQRLLLARDRVGKKPLFYAQAGERFLFASELQGLLADAEVPRVVNAAAIDAYLSYGYIPAPHTAYQGVFKLPPAHWLTLDVTPDGFTTRVERYWSLAYQPKLTLSAEEAGEQLRAVLTEAVRLRMISDVPLGAFLSGGIDSSIVVGLMAQLSGQPVKTFSIGFAEAAFNETEHARRIAQKWQTEHHEFIVQPNALEILPKLVRHYGEPYADSSALPTFYVAQLTRQHVTVALNGDGGDESFAGYERYLGNRVAERMQAVPGAAWAGRTLGGLLPDSLDPKNRLRTLRRFLSVAAQPMAERYTRWLSFFHTETKLPLYSPEFAAQLNGTRDGYLNALFAEVLQNSEAIDPIDAAMAVDVQSYLPFDLLVKVDITSMANSLEARSPFLDHEVMELAARLPAHLKAPGKDLKHLLKRTFADLLPPENVNRRKMGFGVPVGAWFRRELRDFVRDVLLSPTAVQRGYFKRAEVERLVTEHQAGRADYAFQLWSLLMLELWQREFIAD, translated from the coding sequence ATGTGTGGGATTGTTGGCATCGTGGCCACGACAGGCAGGGAACTGACGGCGCAGCTTCAACCGATGCTGGATGCGCAGGCGCATCGCGGGCCGGATGCCTGGGGCGTCTGGCCGGCGGCTGGTGTGGCGAGTCTGTGCGCGTTTGGGCACCGGCGCTTGGCCATCATTGATTTGTCAGCAGCGGGCAAACAACCCATGTCGAATGCCGACGGCAGCGTGTGGATTACGTTCAATGGCGAAATTTACAACTTCCAGCAACTGCGGCGGGAATTGGAAAGTCGCGGCCATCGCTTTCGCACGCGCACCGACACCGAGACGATCATTTATGCCTACGAAGAATGGGGCGTCGAATGCGTCAAACATTTGCGCGGCATGTTTGCCTTTGGAATTTGGGATGCGCGTCGCCAGCGTTTGTTGCTGGCGCGTGATCGCGTCGGCAAGAAACCGCTCTTTTACGCGCAAGCGGGCGAACGGTTTCTGTTCGCGTCAGAGTTGCAAGGTTTGCTCGCCGATGCTGAAGTGCCGCGCGTTGTGAACGCGGCAGCCATTGATGCTTATTTGAGCTATGGCTATATCCCTGCGCCGCACACGGCGTATCAGGGCGTCTTCAAGTTGCCGCCCGCGCATTGGTTGACGCTCGACGTGACGCCGGACGGCTTCACCACGCGCGTTGAGCGTTACTGGTCGCTGGCCTATCAGCCGAAGCTGACGCTGAGCGCCGAAGAAGCGGGTGAGCAGTTGCGGGCTGTGCTGACCGAAGCCGTGCGCTTGCGCATGATCAGCGATGTGCCGTTGGGCGCGTTTCTGTCCGGCGGGATTGATTCGAGCATCGTCGTCGGCTTGATGGCGCAGTTATCGGGGCAGCCGGTCAAAACCTTTTCGATTGGCTTTGCGGAAGCGGCCTTCAATGAAACCGAGCACGCGCGGCGCATCGCGCAAAAGTGGCAGACCGAGCATCACGAATTTATCGTCCAGCCCAACGCGCTGGAGATTTTGCCGAAACTGGTGCGGCATTATGGCGAACCTTACGCCGATTCATCGGCGCTGCCCACGTTTTATGTCGCCCAACTGACGCGCCAGCACGTGACGGTGGCGCTCAATGGCGATGGCGGCGACGAGAGCTTTGCCGGTTACGAACGTTATCTAGGCAATCGCGTCGCCGAACGGATGCAGGCCGTGCCGGGCGCGGCTTGGGCCGGACGCACGCTCGGCGGCCTCCTCCCGGATTCGCTTGATCCGAAAAATCGGTTGCGCACGCTGCGGCGCTTCCTCAGTGTGGCCGCGCAACCGATGGCCGAACGCTACACGCGCTGGCTCAGCTTCTTTCACACCGAAACCAAGCTGCCGCTTTACAGTCCCGAATTTGCGGCGCAACTCAACGGCACGCGGGACGGCTATTTGAATGCGCTGTTTGCCGAAGTGCTGCAAAATTCAGAGGCCATTGATCCCATTGACGCAGCAATGGCCGTGGATGTGCAGTCCTATCTGCCGTTTGATTTGCTGGTCAAAGTGGACATCACCTCGATGGCGAACAGCCTGGAAGCGCGTTCGCCCTTTCTCGATCACGAGGTGATGGAGTTGGCGGCACGGTTGCCCGCGCACCTGAAAGCGCCGGGCAAGGATTTGAAGCATCTGCTCAAACGCACCTTCGCCGATTTGTTGCCGCCGGAAAACGTCAACCGGCGCAAGATGGGCTTCGGCGTCCCGGTCGGCGCCTGGTTCCGGCGCGAGTTGCGCGACTTCGTGCGCGATGTGCTGCTATCGCCCACAGCCGTACAGCGCGGCTATTTCAAGCGCGCCGAAGTTGAGCGTCTGGTGACGGAACATCAGGCGGGGCGGGCGGATTATGCGTTTCAGCTTTGGAGCTTGTTGATGTTGGAATTGTGGCAGCGGGAGTTTATCGCTGACTGA
- a CDS encoding glycosyltransferase: MNATSSRLKIVRIIDRLNVGGPAKHVTWLTAGLDPAEFETTLITGTVPPHEGDMTWFATAAGIEPLIIKEMSRELSPRDLLVIFKLLRVFWRLKPQIIHTHKAKAGAAGRVAAWLYKWLTPSALWLCPRPCRVVHTFHGHIFHSYYGAAKTRLFVWIERVLARLCTDCIITISQQQRREINEVFGVGRTAQFRVIPLGIDLAEAQRPKTGPTLRAQYRLAEEPLTLGIVGRLCEVKNHALLLRVLAYLQAQQPDLPERLHCFIIGDGELRASLEALTDELKLRHCVTFTGFRDDAAALYQELDLVALTSLNEGTPLTLIEALNSGRPVLATAVGGVVDILGAQLEALDGFTRWEHGLTAASGDVTALAQALRYLLNRPELRKQMGAQGQAFVRTALSRERLLRDIAVLYREMAP; encoded by the coding sequence ATGAACGCCACCTCCTCCCGCCTCAAAATCGTGCGCATCATTGACCGCCTCAACGTCGGCGGCCCCGCCAAACACGTGACCTGGCTGACGGCCGGACTCGATCCGGCGGAGTTTGAAACGACCTTGATCACCGGCACCGTGCCGCCGCACGAAGGCGATATGACCTGGTTCGCCACGGCTGCCGGGATTGAGCCGCTGATCATCAAAGAGATGAGCCGCGAGCTCAGCCCGCGCGACCTGCTCGTCATTTTCAAACTGCTGCGCGTTTTCTGGCGCTTGAAACCACAGATCATCCACACGCACAAAGCCAAAGCCGGAGCGGCGGGGCGTGTGGCCGCCTGGCTTTACAAATGGCTGACGCCGTCGGCGTTGTGGCTGTGCCCACGCCCGTGCCGTGTCGTGCACACCTTTCACGGCCACATCTTTCATAGCTATTACGGCGCGGCCAAAACCCGGCTGTTTGTCTGGATCGAGCGCGTGCTGGCGCGCCTGTGCACGGATTGCATCATCACGATCAGCCAGCAGCAGCGGCGCGAGATCAACGAAGTTTTCGGCGTGGGCCGCACCGCGCAATTCCGCGTGATCCCCTTGGGCATTGATCTTGCCGAAGCGCAAAGACCAAAAACTGGCCCAACGTTGCGCGCGCAATACAGGCTGGCGGAGGAGCCTTTGACGTTGGGCATTGTCGGGCGTTTGTGCGAGGTCAAAAATCACGCGTTGTTATTGCGCGTGCTGGCGTATTTGCAAGCGCAGCAGCCTGACCTGCCAGAGCGGTTGCATTGCTTCATTATCGGCGATGGCGAATTGCGCGCGTCGTTGGAAGCTTTGACGGATGAATTGAAGCTGCGCCACTGCGTGACATTCACCGGTTTTCGCGACGATGCGGCGGCGCTGTATCAAGAACTGGATTTAGTCGCGCTGACATCGTTGAATGAAGGCACGCCGCTGACCTTAATCGAAGCGCTCAACAGCGGGCGTCCGGTGCTGGCCACGGCGGTGGGCGGCGTTGTGGATATTCTGGGCGCGCAGCTTGAAGCGCTGGACGGGTTCACCCGTTGGGAACATGGGCTGACGGCGGCCAGCGGCGATGTCACAGCGTTGGCGCAAGCGCTGCGGTATTTGCTCAACCGGCCTGAATTGCGCAAACAAATGGGCGCCCAGGGGCAAGCATTTGTGCGCACGGCGCTGTCGCGCGAACGTTTGTTACGCGACATTGCGGTACTCTACCGCGAAATGGCTCCTTGA
- a CDS encoding GDP-mannose 4,6-dehydratase, producing MKVLITGGAGFIGSHLAEQHLRVGDEVYVIDDLSTGSVENIQHLKEFPGFHYHIDTVTNTRLTAELVDLCDAIYHLAAAVGVKLIVESPVRTIETNIRGTEVVLELAAKKRKRVLVASTSEVYGKREQVPFHEDDDLVMGATNKGRWSYACSKAIDEFLAIAYWKEKQVPTVIVRLFNTVGPRQTGQYGMVIPNFVRQALQGEPITVYGDGTQSRCFTHVYDIVGALMKLIGHPAAVGEVYNIGSTQEVTMLQLAERIRELTGSPSDIVFLPYEQAYEMGFEDMLRRVPDIGKIQRLIGYQPSFTLDEILTSVIESQRVKLANRSGTILPAFRT from the coding sequence ATGAAGGTATTAATTACGGGTGGCGCCGGATTTATCGGCTCACACTTGGCCGAACAGCATCTGCGGGTTGGTGATGAGGTTTATGTCATTGATGACCTCTCGACCGGCTCGGTCGAAAACATCCAACACCTCAAGGAATTTCCCGGCTTTCACTATCACATAGACACCGTCACCAACACGCGCTTGACGGCGGAGTTGGTGGATCTGTGTGATGCGATCTATCACTTGGCGGCGGCGGTGGGCGTCAAACTGATTGTCGAAAGCCCGGTGCGCACCATCGAAACCAACATTCGCGGCACCGAAGTCGTGCTGGAACTGGCGGCCAAAAAACGTAAACGCGTCTTGGTCGCTTCGACTTCGGAAGTGTATGGCAAACGCGAACAGGTGCCTTTTCACGAAGACGACGACCTGGTGATGGGCGCGACCAACAAAGGCCGTTGGAGCTATGCCTGCTCCAAGGCGATTGATGAATTCCTGGCCATCGCCTATTGGAAAGAGAAACAGGTGCCGACCGTGATCGTGCGCCTGTTCAACACGGTCGGCCCGCGCCAGACAGGGCAATACGGCATGGTGATTCCGAATTTCGTGCGGCAGGCGTTGCAGGGTGAACCGATCACCGTGTATGGCGACGGCACGCAATCGCGCTGCTTTACGCACGTTTATGACATTGTCGGGGCGTTGATGAAATTGATTGGGCATCCTGCGGCGGTGGGCGAGGTTTATAACATCGGCAGCACACAGGAAGTGACGATGTTGCAATTGGCCGAGCGCATCAGGGAACTGACCGGCTCGCCTTCGGACATCGTTTTCCTGCCTTACGAGCAAGCGTATGAAATGGGTTTTGAAGATATGTTGCGGCGCGTGCCTGACATCGGCAAGATACAGCGGTTAATCGGCTATCAACCGAGTTTCACTTTGGACGAAATTCTCACGAGTGTGATAGAGTCGCAGCGCGTCAAGTTAGCGAATCGGAGCGGAACGATCTTACCTGCGTTTCGCACTTAG
- a CDS encoding putative Ig domain-containing protein, which yields MFISPTRSTRRILFCSALTLAVLLFSLAQWRGLKPAAAAPVFTCAPPPAGLVSWWPLDGNANDIAGGNSGVIEGSGHSFPAAEVNQGFKSGGQASVVRINDNSSLDLTTLTIEAWVRVDANNLFGMDIVWKGNNTGATLSGAYTLFVQGTGSLTDQGKLGFTLSDGVNFQTMYSTAVIPVGVLTHIAATASGSEMKLYLNGVLDRTVVQTVTPQNNANPLQIGSESNAAANNFFNGVIDELALYNRALTVSEIQSIVAAGSAGKCVNTPPVIIAGATITRQQGTAGSAATLSTVSDDLTAAGNISVTATTVPAGLSVTNIGNSGGTITATVAAGCTAAVGDNTVVLTATDGNNASATANFIVTVTANTLPTLSYGNQSITAGSSTTVSPATASDNGSITGYGIVSVSPALNNAPTVNASGVVAISNAAPTGLHTITVRATDNCGATNDASFTLTVNCPVMALSPNTLPAGITGVPYNQSLSTTGGTGAVSYSLNGGSALPGWLMLSAAGVLSGMPPQAGNASFTIRATDSNGCVGLRSYALSWAFVIGGMPVTTVGQAQVTLGPDGSVLISGLNNPGLNGYTIQLGQATGAGVTLEPAADLRPNGNTIAMQTHGQINGLAGQVIATASFTGNGMDVIHAVDFSGIGSTQSLFQLYGATGNLLLAFVGPNLSPLTIVGGASPYTTAAKSYYDSRSNTAKATFVDPKTVRDASNLPTPNVTEISVTALNPTALVNFVSSATVLAHMDQGTIAASHPAVGAFGLPFESAQPLLPGQTQTAILSAGPSGLTVSNIGSSELDGVSIMLGDAGATQALEALLAAFQAGAIAAGSKIVTKATGTVNGTPNQTLGMLKSIATSAPLRPTTTPKQAQSTPVAVTSEIYTVTADFGVIPSATQRVQVYNNGALVIDIPGHTGAVGTTSAWPIGFGQRVAANGGNRPNSKQVVGLPGFIASYPASTVFTINNTNYTGDELRVTAEGSGVTIDGLDSVSLTAADISEFTITDVQVVPINNPPTIAAATVARQQGSPAASATIANVNDTEDAENTLSIKVNNATSATVNSVTISGLSVNSAGGVTANVVAACGATNASFALTVTDSGGSSVSANLNVTVTANPPPTLGYGSPQTVGIGQALTITPISGPSDNGSINSIALLSAGGYTGGLTVNSTTGVVGLTNAAPGGAFVITIRATDQCGAMADATFTLNLNCPAISLNPAALSNGTVGAAYNQTVSGVPAGSYGYSVTSGTLPNGLTLNASTGALSGTPTQAGTYAFRVTAAVGLNCSGFRDYTIVIACPAITLGALSNATVGTAYNQAITVSPAGSYSFALVVGNLPNGLVLNPSTGVLSGTPLVTGTFNFTLRAQAANGCSATQVYALAITCPTVTLSPASLPNGTTGTAYSQSITASPAGGNYTFAVTSGALPAGLALNPATGVLSGTPTANGSATFTVTATGFGGCTGSRSYTVAIGNGGCPTITLPTSLPKGSVGQLYSQTIIASPPASYSYGLTGTLPPGVSFYNAAGLLFGYPTAAGSYTFTITATSNGCSASQSYTVLISTNMAALALRNDYDGDGKSDLALLAANGEWRIQRSGEQQAQTLQWGTTGDVSLSGDYDGDGKTDIAVFRPANGTWYVKRSSDGSALVKAWGLATDVPVPGDYDGDGKTDIAVFRRSGTWFVNRSSNGSFLILTHGQQDDIPVPADYDGDGKTDLAIFRPGAIAPAPNWIILNSSTNTVTSIQWGAGYAPYFDTPVPADYDGDGKADLAIWRGADSIWYIRKSSDGGFILDSWGANYAPYFDIPTPGDYDGDGKADIAVWRRSGTWFVKRSSNGSFLIQNQGQSGDIPVPAYGMR from the coding sequence ATGTTCATTAGCCCAACCCGTTCGACTCGTCGCATCTTGTTTTGCTCAGCCCTGACCCTGGCCGTCCTGCTTTTCAGCCTGGCGCAATGGCGCGGGCTGAAGCCTGCGGCGGCCGCGCCGGTATTCACTTGCGCACCCCCGCCTGCCGGACTGGTCAGTTGGTGGCCGCTCGACGGCAACGCGAACGACATCGCCGGCGGCAATTCAGGTGTGATTGAAGGCAGCGGCCATTCCTTCCCGGCTGCCGAAGTCAATCAAGGCTTCAAGAGCGGCGGGCAAGCCAGTGTCGTCCGCATCAACGATAACAGCAGCCTCGACCTGACGACTTTGACGATTGAAGCCTGGGTCAGAGTGGATGCCAACAATCTCTTCGGGATGGACATCGTCTGGAAAGGCAACAATACGGGGGCGACCTTGAGTGGAGCCTATACGCTGTTTGTGCAGGGCACCGGTTCATTAACGGATCAAGGCAAGCTCGGTTTCACGCTTTCCGACGGCGTCAACTTTCAAACCATGTACTCCACGGCTGTTATACCCGTGGGCGTCCTCACGCACATCGCCGCGACTGCCTCCGGCTCGGAGATGAAGCTTTATCTCAACGGGGTGCTTGATCGAACCGTCGTGCAGACCGTCACGCCGCAGAACAACGCGAACCCCTTGCAGATCGGAAGTGAAAGCAATGCGGCGGCCAACAATTTTTTCAATGGCGTCATTGATGAATTGGCGCTGTACAACCGCGCACTCACCGTTAGCGAGATTCAGTCCATCGTCGCGGCGGGCAGCGCGGGCAAATGCGTGAATACTCCACCGGTGATCATTGCGGGCGCCACCATCACGCGGCAACAAGGCACGGCTGGCAGCGCCGCCACACTGTCCACCGTGAGCGATGATCTGACCGCCGCAGGCAACATCAGCGTCACGGCAACGACCGTACCGGCGGGCCTCAGCGTCACGAACATCGGCAACAGCGGCGGCACGATCACCGCGACCGTCGCTGCCGGGTGCACTGCGGCCGTTGGCGATAACACGGTCGTGTTGACCGCGACTGATGGCAACAACGCGTCTGCGACGGCCAACTTCATCGTTACGGTGACGGCCAATACGCTGCCCACGCTCAGCTACGGCAATCAAAGCATCACGGCAGGCAGTTCGACGACAGTCAGCCCCGCGACGGCCAGTGACAACGGTTCGATCACCGGCTACGGCATCGTCAGTGTGTCGCCCGCGCTCAACAACGCGCCGACAGTCAATGCCAGTGGCGTAGTGGCAATCAGCAACGCCGCGCCGACCGGCCTGCACACGATCACGGTGCGCGCAACTGACAATTGCGGCGCGACGAACGATGCCAGCTTCACGCTCACGGTCAACTGTCCGGTGATGGCGCTCAGCCCCAACACGCTGCCTGCGGGCATAACAGGAGTGCCGTACAATCAAAGCCTCTCGACGACGGGCGGCACTGGCGCGGTGAGCTACAGTTTGAACGGTGGCAGCGCCTTGCCGGGGTGGCTGATGCTTTCGGCGGCGGGCGTGCTGTCGGGCATGCCGCCGCAGGCTGGCAACGCAAGCTTTACCATCAGAGCAACCGACAGCAATGGCTGCGTGGGCCTGCGCAGTTACGCATTGAGTTGGGCTTTTGTGATTGGCGGGATGCCGGTGACGACAGTGGGGCAAGCGCAAGTCACTCTTGGCCCGGATGGTTCAGTGCTCATTTCCGGTCTCAACAACCCCGGTCTGAATGGCTACACGATACAGCTTGGTCAGGCCACAGGTGCGGGAGTCACGCTGGAACCAGCCGCAGACCTCAGACCCAACGGCAACACTATTGCGATGCAGACACACGGGCAGATAAACGGCTTGGCAGGACAAGTCATCGCCACTGCCAGTTTCACGGGCAATGGGATGGATGTGATTCACGCTGTTGACTTCTCCGGCATCGGCTCAACGCAATCCCTCTTCCAACTCTATGGCGCGACGGGCAATCTGTTGCTCGCCTTTGTCGGGCCGAACCTGTCTCCGTTGACGATTGTCGGCGGTGCTTCACCTTACACCACTGCCGCGAAAAGTTATTACGACTCCCGTTCCAATACCGCGAAAGCTACTTTTGTAGATCCGAAGACGGTGCGCGATGCGTCCAACCTGCCGACGCCCAACGTGACGGAGATCAGCGTAACGGCGCTGAATCCCACCGCCCTCGTCAACTTTGTTTCCAGCGCCACCGTGCTGGCCCACATGGATCAAGGCACCATCGCCGCCAGCCATCCGGCAGTAGGCGCATTCGGCTTACCCTTTGAAAGTGCGCAGCCGCTGCTCCCTGGTCAGACGCAAACCGCCATACTGTCAGCCGGGCCTAGCGGTCTCACCGTTTCGAACATCGGCAGCAGCGAGCTGGACGGCGTGAGCATTATGTTAGGTGATGCGGGGGCCACCCAAGCTTTGGAGGCGTTGTTGGCCGCGTTTCAGGCTGGAGCTATCGCCGCCGGATCAAAGATTGTGACCAAGGCCACCGGCACGGTCAATGGAACTCCCAACCAAACGTTGGGCATGCTGAAATCAATCGCGACTTCAGCACCGCTACGTCCAACAACCACGCCCAAGCAAGCGCAAAGCACACCAGTGGCCGTCACCAGCGAGATTTACACCGTCACGGCGGACTTCGGCGTCATCCCTTCCGCCACGCAGCGCGTGCAGGTTTACAACAACGGCGCGCTGGTGATTGACATTCCCGGTCACACCGGCGCGGTCGGCACGACTTCGGCCTGGCCCATCGGCTTCGGGCAACGGGTCGCCGCCAACGGCGGCAATCGGCCCAACAGCAAACAGGTTGTCGGCTTACCCGGTTTCATCGCCAGCTATCCGGCCAGCACTGTCTTCACGATCAACAACACCAACTACACTGGCGACGAATTGCGCGTGACCGCCGAAGGCAGCGGCGTCACGATTGACGGCCTGGATAGCGTTTCATTGACCGCCGCCGACATCTCCGAATTCACCATCACGGATGTGCAGGTCGTTCCGATTAACAACCCGCCCACCATCGCCGCCGCCACCGTCGCGCGCCAGCAAGGCAGCCCAGCCGCCAGCGCCACCATCGCCAACGTCAATGACACCGAAGACGCCGAGAACACCCTGAGCATCAAGGTCAACAACGCCACGAGCGCGACTGTCAACAGCGTCACCATCTCCGGCCTCAGCGTAAATAGCGCGGGCGGCGTGACCGCCAACGTCGTAGCCGCCTGCGGCGCAACCAACGCCAGCTTCGCCTTGACCGTGACCGACAGTGGCGGTTCGTCAGTCAGCGCCAACCTGAACGTCACTGTCACGGCCAACCCGCCGCCGACACTCGGCTACGGTTCACCGCAAACAGTCGGAATCGGCCAGGCGCTGACCATCACGCCAATCAGTGGGCCGAGCGACAACGGGTCAATCAACTCCATCGCCCTGCTGAGCGCGGGCGGTTACACGGGCGGCCTCACGGTCAATAGCACAACCGGCGTGGTCGGCTTGACCAACGCTGCCCCGGGTGGAGCATTTGTCATCACCATCCGCGCTACCGACCAGTGCGGGGCGATGGCCGACGCCACCTTCACGCTCAACCTGAACTGTCCGGCCATCAGCCTCAACCCGGCGGCACTGTCCAACGGAACGGTCGGTGCGGCCTACAACCAAACGGTGAGCGGGGTGCCCGCTGGCAGCTACGGCTACAGCGTGACGAGCGGCACGTTGCCGAATGGCTTGACGCTCAACGCCAGCACGGGCGCGCTCAGCGGCACGCCGACGCAGGCGGGCACGTATGCCTTCCGCGTGACGGCGGCGGTGGGGCTGAATTGCAGCGGCTTCCGCGATTACACAATAGTGATTGCTTGTCCGGCCATCACGCTGGGCGCGTTGAGCAATGCGACGGTGGGCACGGCCTACAACCAGGCCATCACGGTCAGCCCGGCAGGCAGCTATTCATTCGCGCTGGTGGTGGGCAATCTGCCGAACGGCTTGGTGCTCAACCCCAGCACGGGCGTGCTGAGCGGGACGCCGTTGGTAACTGGCACGTTTAACTTCACGCTGCGGGCGCAAGCGGCAAATGGTTGCAGCGCCACGCAGGTCTATGCGCTGGCGATCACTTGCCCAACCGTCACGTTGTCTCCGGCCAGCTTGCCGAATGGAACCACTGGCACGGCTTACAGCCAGAGCATCACGGCCAGTCCGGCGGGCGGCAATTACACCTTTGCCGTGACGAGCGGCGCGCTGCCAGCAGGCTTGGCGCTCAATCCGGCGACTGGTGTGCTGAGCGGGACGCCGACCGCGAATGGCTCAGCCACTTTTACGGTGACGGCGACCGGCTTTGGCGGTTGCACGGGGAGTCGCAGCTACACTGTCGCGATCGGCAACGGCGGTTGCCCGACGATCACCTTGCCTACCAGCTTGCCAAAGGGCAGCGTCGGGCAACTCTACTCGCAAACGATCATCGCCTCGCCTCCTGCCAGCTACAGTTACGGGCTGACCGGCACGCTCCCACCGGGCGTGAGCTTCTACAACGCGGCGGGCTTGCTCTTTGGCTACCCGACGGCGGCGGGCAGCTACACCTTCACCATCACCGCCACCAGCAACGGTTGTTCCGCCAGTCAAAGCTACACGGTGTTGATCAGCACGAACATGGCGGCGTTGGCCTTGCGCAACGATTACGATGGCGATGGCAAGAGCGATCTGGCCTTGCTCGCAGCCAACGGTGAATGGCGTATTCAGCGCAGCGGCGAGCAGCAGGCGCAAACGCTGCAATGGGGCACGACGGGCGATGTGTCGCTGAGCGGTGATTACGATGGCGACGGGAAAACCGACATCGCGGTTTTCCGGCCCGCGAACGGCACTTGGTACGTCAAACGCAGCAGCGATGGCAGCGCCTTGGTCAAAGCCTGGGGCCTGGCGACGGATGTGCCAGTGCCGGGCGATTACGACGGCGACGGCAAGACGGACATCGCCGTCTTCCGGCGCAGTGGCACTTGGTTCGTCAACCGCAGTTCGAACGGCTCCTTCCTGATCCTGACACACGGACAGCAGGACGACATCCCCGTGCCTGCCGATTACGATGGCGATGGCAAGACCGACTTGGCCATCTTCCGGCCCGGGGCGATTGCCCCTGCGCCCAATTGGATCATCCTGAACAGTTCGACGAACACGGTGACGAGCATTCAATGGGGCGCGGGTTATGCGCCGTATTTCGATACGCCGGTGCCTGCTGACTATGACGGCGATGGCAAAGCGGACTTGGCGATTTGGCGCGGGGCCGATTCGATCTGGTACATCCGCAAGTCATCGGATGGCGGGTTCATCCTGGATTCGTGGGGCGCGAACTATGCGCCGTACTTCGATATTCCGACGCCGGGCGATTATGACGGCGATGGCAAGGCGGATATTGCGGTCTGGCGGCGGAGTGGTACGTGGTTCGTTAAACGCAGCAGCAACGGCAGCTTCCTGATTCAAAACCAGGGACAAAGTGGCGACATACCTGTGCCTGCTTACGGTATGCGCTAA
- a CDS encoding sigma-70 family RNA polymerase sigma factor: protein MSETATTPVTQLLQAWRAGDQAALDQLLPLVHTELHSLARRMMSRENPGHTWQTTELVNEAYLRLVGQSHQAEWQDRAHFFAVASQVMRHLLVDHARTKQAGKHGGAVQRMALEEAALVAPERSATLLALDEALDRLAGVDAQKSRIVELRYFGGLTVDEVADVLGIAAITVKREWARAKLWLHREMQTGAAQ, encoded by the coding sequence ATGTCTGAGACCGCGACAACCCCCGTCACACAACTCTTGCAAGCCTGGCGCGCGGGCGATCAGGCGGCGCTCGATCAACTGTTGCCGCTGGTACACACCGAATTGCACAGCCTGGCGCGCCGCATGATGAGCCGCGAAAATCCGGGCCACACCTGGCAAACAACTGAGTTAGTCAATGAGGCGTATCTGCGGCTGGTGGGGCAATCCCACCAGGCCGAATGGCAGGATCGCGCGCATTTCTTTGCCGTCGCCTCCCAGGTAATGCGCCATCTGTTGGTGGATCACGCCCGCACAAAGCAGGCGGGCAAACACGGCGGCGCCGTGCAACGCATGGCATTGGAAGAAGCGGCGCTCGTTGCGCCCGAACGCTCGGCCACCCTGCTGGCGCTGGATGAGGCGCTCGACCGGCTGGCGGGCGTTGACGCGCAAAAGAGCCGCATCGTCGAGTTGCGCTATTTCGGCGGCCTGACGGTTGATGAAGTCGCCGACGTGCTCGGTATCGCCGCCATCACGGTGAAACGCGAATGGGCCAGGGCGAAGCTGTGGCTGCATCGTGAAATGCAAACAGGGGCCGCGCAATGA